A portion of the Rhizoctonia solani chromosome 6, complete sequence genome contains these proteins:
- a CDS encoding ribosomal L38e protein family, with amino-acid sequence MPKEVRDIKEFIQIATRKDAKSARVKKTPPKVAGGKTVTKFKIRCSRYLYTLALDDVEKAEKLKQSLPPGLEVQELSASTKTKKK; translated from the exons ATG CCCAAGGAGGTCCGAGACATCAAGGAGTTCATCCAAATTGCGACCCGCAAGGACGCCAAGT CCGCCCGGGTGAAGAAGACTCCCCCCAAGGTTGCTGGCGGAAAGACTGTAACCAAGTTCAAGATCAGGTGCTCGCGATACCTCTACACTCTCGCCCTCGATGATGTAGAAAAGGCAGAAAAGCTCAAGCAGAGTCTCCCTCCTG GCCTTGAGGTTCAGGAACTCAGCGCATCAACCAAGACCAAGAAGAAGTAA
- a CDS encoding thioesterase superfamily protein yields MTLPTRLTTIATGIFGATGRFSNRATLRHSRNTPINNYSTHSHNHSHLHSHPHAHSQSQSHGSRIPKKSRGAAVALLAVSVGSASYVAGSLYPPTTLQLINPPPAPPAPALGSQEAEIYLTALEEKLQSLPLVGELRQRQGWYESRPYQNYPEERRRHSLTSGTLRGPGKLAIPPLVFAKDDESEAIAIIHVGRSLCGHDGIIHGGLLATLLDETLARNALLNLPAKVGVTANLSVNYRAPARADQFIVIHTHLDKVNGRKATVSGTVTSLETKEVLTEATALFVQPKYAHLLSVHGEVEKLLGSRNTASQEIGPDGAKKPIKVPQEAATLWVTSNLIILLITHGSSALTTHKPSEIVLRVKLPYGYIEDILIVIADPSPNPGGQPTYIMDSFEIAVYLDSKYPGPDYPTVIPHGMRNMQKLASDYIMSVGITFAPVILPFAAIRPGFLDEKGHEYYTRTRKAMFGKDLSEVMESSKENWMKAKAKWEALGNSLNLRDEGPFVMGEQMTFVDFALGCMLQAIRVYEGGEMTLWKDMSSWQDGLWGSFWAEIERVEANSSERAITRVSASDTHSNVMAATKENPIILYDIYSKDGPWSPNTYKTRLTLNYKRLPYKVEFVSLADVESKLKELGVPPTSFNPLFKYTLPMIADPSSDPSGKPTYVVESFEIALYLDQKYPAPKYPIAIPPGTRALQRIAVERVMNAAMGFAMVLLPIAATRTNFMDDKGYEYFNRTRKAIFGRELSELLPEVDTHWVKAREGWEALGDQLELGGKEGPFVMGSQISFIDFVLGGLLHGIQKCEGGEMKYWKDMSTWQNGRWATFWKEISRLEADSSEVSA; encoded by the exons ATGACGCTTCCAACTAGACTGACCACTATTGCTACTGGAATTTTTGGAGCTACTGGACGGTTCAGCAACCGGGCTACCTTACGCCATTCACGAAACACACCAATAAATAACTACTCGACACACTCTCACAATCATTCCCACCTTCATTCTCACCCACATGCACATTCACAATCTCAAAGTCATGGTAGTCGAATCCCCAAAAAATCGCGCGGCGCTGCTG TTGCATTGCTTGCCGTTAGTGTAGGATCAGCATCTTATGTTGCAGGATCACTTTATCCTCCAACAACTCTCCAGCTTATTAATCCTCCCCCGGCACCTCCGGCACCTGCCCTTGGATCGCAAGAGGCTGAGATCTATCTCACTGCGCTTGAGGAGAAACTTCAGAGCCTGCCTTTGGTCGGAGAATTGAGGCAACGGCAAG GCTGGTATGAGAGTCGGCCCTACCAGAACTACCCTGAGGAACGAAGGAGACATTCTCTGACTTCAGGAACCCTTCGCGGACCAG GTAAACTGGCCATACCTCCTTTAGTTTTCGCTAAGGATGATGAGAGCGAAGCTATTGCAATTATTCACGTTGGACGCTCCTTGTGCGGACACGATGGAATAATTCACGGGGGACTCCTGGCTACGTTACTTGATGAAACATTAGCACGAAAT GCCCTCTTGAACCTGCCTGCCAAAGTTGGAGTAACTGCAAATCTTTCAGTCAACTATCGTGCACCTGCTCGCGCCGACCAGTTCATTGTTATCCATACACACTTGGATAAAGTTAACGGACGAAAGGCGACAGTCTCGGGTACCGTGACTAGCTTGGAAACCAAAGAGGTCCTAACAGAAGCAAC TGCATTATTTGTGCAACCAAAATACGCTCATTTGCTAAGCGTACATGGCGAAGTCGAGAAGCTTCTGGGTTCACGTAACACAGCTTCCCAGGAGATTGGACCAGATGGCGCCAAGAAGCCTATTAAAGTCCCGCAAGAAGCTGCT ACTTTATGGGTGACTTCTAATCTAATCATTTTATTAATAACCCATGGATCTTCAGCCCTCACCACCCACAAGCCAAGCGAGATTGTCTTGAGAGTAAAGCTCCCATACGGAT ACATTGAAGATATCCTGATAGTAATAGCGGACCCCTCACCTAATCCCGGTGGGCAACCTACGTACATCATGGACTCGTTTGAGATTGCCGTTTACTTGGACAGCAAGTACCCTGGGCCGGACTACCCAACTGTCATCCCTCACGGGATGCGCAATATGCAGAAGCTCGCTTCAGATTATATCATGAGTGTAGGGATAACCTTTGCTCCCGTCATTCTACCTTTTGCGGCCATACGACCCGGTTTCCTGGACGAAAAGGGACACGAGTACTATACTCGTACCAGGAAGGCAATGTTCGGCAAAGATCTGTCAGAAGTGATGGAATCATCCAAAGAGAACTGGATGaaggccaaggccaagtggGAGGCCTTGGGGAACAGTCTTAATCTCAGAGATGAAGGTCCTTTTGTGATGGGGGAACAGATGACATTTGTCGATTTCGCCCTCGGATGTATGCTTCAAGCCATAAGAGTTTACGAAGGCGGCGAGATGACGCTTTGGAAGGACATGTCGAGCTGGCAGGATGGCCTATGGGGATCGTTTTGGGCAGAGATAGAAAGGGTAGAAGCAAATTCGTCTGAG AGGGCGATCACTCGAGTTTCTGCTTCCGACACCCACTCCAACGTAATGGCCGCTACGAAAGAGAACCCAATCATTTTGTACGATATTTATTCGAAAGACGGACCTTGGTCCCCAAACACATACAAGACCCG ATTGACCCTAAATTACAAACGTTTGCCATACAAAGTTGAATTCGTTTCACTCGCAGATGTCGAATCGAAACTAAAAGAGCTCGGTGTTCCACCTACTTCATTCAACCCCCTATTTAAATATACGCTGCCAA TGATAGCAGATCCCTCAAGTGATCCCAGTGGGAAACCAACCTATGTCGTTGAATCGTTCGAGATTGCCCTCTATCTCGACCAGAAGTACCCGGCACCCAAGTATCCTATCGCTATTCCTCCTGGTACACGCGCACTTCAGAGGATCGCGGTGGAGAGAGTTATGAATGCTGCCATGGGCTTTGCTATGGTTCTCCTTCCAATCGCTGCGACACGGACTAACTTCATGGATGACAAAGGCTATGAATATTTCAATCGAACTAGGAAGGCAATATTTGGTCGAGAGCTATCGGAGCTCCTTCCCGAAGTTGATACACACTGGGTTAAAGCAAGGGAGGGGTGGGAGGCGCTGGGTGACCAACTCGAACTTGGAGGCAAAGAGGGTCCTTTTGTGATGGGAAGCCAAATCTCGTTTATCGATTTTGTCCTCGGTGGCCTTCTTCATGGCATCCAAAAATGTGAAGGCGGCGAAATGAAGTACTGGAAGGATATGTCCACTTGGCAAAACGGAAGATGGGCGACGTTTTGGAAAGAGATTTCAAGATTGGAGGCTGACTCGTCGGAGGTATCTGCATGA
- a CDS encoding ATP-dependent RNA helicase DOB1: MALSSIPVRELELYSTGLNLGTSREWSTPRGFLLELTTALPHLIRLEVMLRNEGERELVDTLTEAVHNFITHLKDLQCFVIKTNLESSPSYTTYLTEREEVQLCRTWRSSCSDLNEVEYLSGRRWKLFGDQWLQSYSQPYSNISVERPWMRDLKPPRATSAPL; the protein is encoded by the exons ATGGCTTTATCTAGCATACCGGTGCGCGAGTTGGAGCTCTATTCAACAGGGCTGAACCTGGGTACCAGCCGTGAATGGTCTACCCCTCGGGGATTCCTACTCGAGTTAACTACTGCACTTCCTCATCTGATTCGGTTGGAGGTCATGCTGAGAAACGAGGGCGAAAGGGAGCTGGTAGATACTCTGACAGAGGCA GTCCACAATTTCATCACTCACCTCAAGGACTTGCAATGTTTTGTCATAAAAACAAACCTGGAATCGTCCCCATCGTATACCACCTATCTGACTGAGAGGGAGGAAGTTCAACTGTGTCGGACATGGCGCAGTTCCTGCTCGGATCTAAATGAAGTCGAGTACCTCTCGGGCCGACGATGGAAATTATTCGGAGACCAATGGCTTCAATCGTATTCTCAACCATATTCTAATATTAGCGTAGAAAGACCGTGGATGAGGGACTTGAAACCTCCACGGGCAACTTCCGCGCCTCTATAA
- a CDS encoding RTA1-like protein, with product MIGASFYAGGLLLRIVYAQDPTSVMKYASMNLIILLSPCAFIAGVYMFLGRLAFHLNAVEHLALSPRWLTKIFVTSDVFTFLVQATGGGLTAMDDPEKRDMGKKLFIGGLVAQLISFLLYTLIFVLFVNRVRTHMRVEWDNRPNGLMGHWLALVISMAVSCVAIIIRSVFRALETAQGRESALASKEGYFYVLDCFVLWISITVFIITWPPRYLTGYNPAWKDSRVELTSRNYGA from the exons ATGATTGGAGCAAGCTTCTATGCTGGTGGCCTGCTGCTTCGTATAG TATATGCCCAGGATCCCACCAGCGTAATGAAATACGCTTCGATGAATTTGATTATTCTTCTCTCTCCGTGTGCGTTTATCGCTGGG GTATATATGTTTCTCGGCCGTCTTGCGTTTCATTTAAACGCAGTTGAGCACTTGGCTCTCAGCCCGCGCTGGCTGACCAAAATATTTGTG ACGTCTGATGTCT TCACGTTCCTTGTTCAAGCCACGGGTGGTGGGCTAACAGCCATGGACGATCCCGAGAAACGGGACATGGGGAAGAAG CTCTTCATCGGAGGCTTAGTTGCCCAGCTCATATCGTTCTTACTCTACACTCTCATATTCGTGCTTTTCGTGAATCGTGTCCGAACTCACATGAGGGTCGAATGGGATAACAGACCCAACGGCCTCATGGGCCATTGGCTTGCTCTGGTAATATCAATGGCGGTTAGCTGTGTGGCTATTATA ATTCGTTCCGTATTCCGTGCTCTGGAGACTGCTCAAGGGCGGGAAAGCGCTCTGGCGAGCAAGGAAGGGTATTTCTATGTGCTAGATTGTTTTGTTCTTTGGATATCAATTAC TGTTTTTATCATCACTTGGCCGCCAAGATACCTAACAGGCTATAATCCGGCTTGGAAAGACAGTCGAGTTGAGCTCACGTCAAGGAATTATGGAGCATAG
- a CDS encoding kinesin motor domain protein, whose protein sequence is MDTPSRRGVTPRTPSGLPNHIRSSSLSPKKPIPAPRFSQTLTPRPASLIFGKPITEADLGLVDWQNVQDADLSADLSFGDIEVEEKAEDKVLVTVRVKPSGAETEIDKSTHTVLTGTDNKAVYASTAKTHVRAAMDGYNSVVFAYGQTASGKTFTLSGSEDQPGIIPRAMRDVFGYIKKHPDREFLLRASYLEIYNEQIYDLLAPPTSAANTVTLQGVGNNVHLAGVREEPITSFKSVKEVLERGDAGRRTASTDWNERSSRSHSVFRLVIESRETLSESERLASPGPLAVPMTPGGSKLQARGGRSVQMSTLSLIDLAGSEKATSDKDRTREGKYINTSLLTLGSVIGTLAENSAKGKNDHVPFRNSKLTRLLQPSLSGDARISVICTLNPHPSAIGESTSTLQFAARVKKVSLHATKKEVVDTDALLERYRKEIEDLKRRLGEREKEAPIRNRRLSAREQEDEGKAMNDLNHRIKQLTKLILTSQTVEEGRESRPASPAKVDFDASPYQLQQDLLTARRTVESQERQILSLEAALSQRPLLPSDAPESDKDRLIADLSRTVRELEIVTKGYEDNLGAPLRQVREDVEREWSVKLEDKERELKEKLAFIQECQIALQREKQARIKLEEEKLALVSFVRDFDTQVFQKAVTANYTPGGTHASDRVKRAHSLDGNQSLALSKKLGNRYGAKPFDENPALLEEDETEDLVEAELGVQSPAKSSKRVLGDKENIPL, encoded by the exons ATGGATACGCCCAGTCGACGAGGGGTCACTCCTAGGACACCTTCTGGCCTACCAAATCATATCAGATCTTCGTCCTTGTCACCTAAAAAACCTATTCCAGCACCGAGATTCAGTCAAACTCTTACACCACGACCTGCTTCGTTGATATTCGGAAAGCCGATAACTGAAGCAGATTTGGGACTAGTAGACTGGCAGAACGTCCAAGATGCAGACCTGTCAGCAGACTTGTCTTTTGGTGATATTGAAGTGGAGGAAAAGGCAGAAGACAAAGTGTTGGTCACGGTTCG AGTGAAACCAAGTGGAGCGGAGACCGAAATCGACAAGTCCACAC ACACTGTACTCACGGGCACAGATAATAAGGCTGTGTATGCCTCAACCGCAAAAACTCATGTTCG GGCTGCGATGGATGGTTACAATTCAGTTGTATTCGCTTATGGACAGACTGCCTCCGGAAAGACATTTACCCTA AGCGGCTCTGAAGATCAACCCGGTATTATACCCCGAGCCATGCGTGACGTGTTTGGATACATTAAGAAG CATCCCGATCGCGAGTTCTTACTGCGCGCATCATACCTTGAAATCTATAATGAACAGATATACGATTTGCTCGCACCTCCCACAAGCGCAGCCAATACTGTTACCTTGCAAGGGGTGGGGAATAATGTCCATCTCGCGG GTGTTCGAGAGGAACCCATCACTTCATTTAAGTCGGTCAAAGAAGTTCTTGAGCGCGGTGATGCCGGAAGACGAACGGCGAGCACAGATTGGAACGAGCGTTCCAGTAGATCTCATAGCGTATTTCGATTG GTGATTGAATCACGCGAAACATTATCCGAAAGTGAACGCCTTGCCTCTCCAGGGCCCTTGGCAGTACCGATGACACCAGGCGGAAGTAAATTGCAGGCAAGAGGTGGTCGCTCTGTCCAGATGTCAACACTT AGTTTGATAGATTTAGCAGGATCTGAAAAAGCCACTAGCGACAAGGACAGAACAAGAGAGGGAAAATATATTAACACAAG CCTCTTGACTCTGGGGAGTGTAATTGGAACCTTGGCTGAGAATTCTGCTAAAGGAAAAAA CGATCATGTCCCATTCCGAAATAGCAA ATTGACTCGATTACTTCAACCCTCACTATCGGGAGATGCCCGAATATCTGTTATATGCACTCTGAATCCACATCCAAGCGCGATTGGAGAGTCAACGAGCACCTTACAGTTCGCAGCGCGAGTCAAGAAGGTTTCG CTCCACGCCACCAAGAAAGAGGTGGTAGACACAGACGCACTACTTGAAAGATATAGAAAGGAAATTGAAGACCTCAAACGCCGCTTAGGCGAGCGGGAGAAAGAGGCTCCAATTCGGAATCGTAGATTAAGCGCCCGTGAG CAAGAGGACGAAGGCAAAGCGATGAATGATCTGAACCATCGAATCAAGCAACTTACCAAGTTGATTCTAACCAGTCAAACTGTAGAAGAAGGCCGAGAGTCGAGGCCGGCCAGTCCGGCCAAGGTTGACTTTGACGCATCTCCTTATCAG CTTCAGCAAGACCTTCTCACTGCGCGACGTACAGTCGAGTCTCAAGAACGACAAATTCTCTCTCTGGAGGCTGCCCTATCTCAACGACCATTGTTGCCCAGTGATGCGCCCGAATCCGACAAGGACCGGCTTATTGCAGACCTTAGCCGTACAGTCCGTGAATTAGAGATCGTTACTAAAGGTTACGAAGATAATCTCGGAGCTCCACTGAGACAGGTTCGCGAGGATGTCGAGAGAGAATGGTCTGTCAAGCTAGAAGACAAGGAGAGGGAATTGAAAGAAAAGTTGGCCTTCATTCAAGAATGCCAAATAGCCTTACAAAGGGAAAAACAG GCACGAATAAAACTCGAGGAAGAGAAACTGGCGCTTGTATCATTTGTACGCGACTTTGATACTCAAGTGTTTCAAAAAGCGGTAACGGCAAACTATACGCCTGGCGGAACTCACGCAAGTGATCGTGTCAAACGAGCACACTCATTGGATGGCAACCAATCTCTTGCGCTTTCCAAAAAGCTGGGTAATCGGTATGGTGCAAAGCCGTTTGACGAGAACCCTGCACTGCTGGAAGAGGACGAAACTGAAGACTTGGTCGAAGCAGAGCTGGGGGTCCAGAGTCCGGCCAAGTCCTCAAAGCGAGTTCTTGGTGACAAGGAAAATATCCCATTGTAA
- a CDS encoding Rab domain cell division control protein, protein MSEPSNRPRKSTSSTSRSSGGSSNPAVALNKLLNAPRLSATKFRTKEDVDDGLKKLRRLILLGGIPTSEDSSLRPRIWKLLLRVDGPLAGDTYIQYIARGASPDREKIRNDTFRTLATDMEFKSRVREDMLIRLLDAFVWRNHDRQSPTQLPFRYVQGMNVLAAPFLYTLSSELEAFHCFSRFIEIECPLYVQPTLEGVHRGLKLLDRCLQIADPELFQHLRSKNLSAEIYAFPSVLTLCACTPPLAEVLRLWDFLLAFGVHLNIFPMKLLRTFPPLQAQPVIEIAVALVRDLPVELYDELVRHPFEIEL, encoded by the exons ATGTCCGAACCGTCGAATCGACCTCGTAAATCTACGTCATCAACAAGCAGGTCCAGCGGTGGCTCTAGCAACCCTGCAGTTGCTCTCAATAAACTACTTAATGCACCCCGTCTATCAGCCACCAAATTTCGAACCAAGGAGGATGTTGATGATGGGCTTAAAAAGCTCCGTCGGTTGATATTGTTGGGTGGAATCCCAACTTCTGAG GATTCTTCGTTACGCCCCCGCATTTGGAAGCTACTACTTCGCGTCGACGGTCCTCTGGCCGGTGATACCTACATTCAATATATCGCCCGAGGGGCTAGTCCGGACAGAGAAAAGATTAGGAATGATACCTTTCG AACCCTTGCCACCGACATGGAGTTCAAGTCCCGAGTTAGGGAAGATATGTTGATCCGTCTGTTAGATGCATTTGTCTGGCGAAATCATG ATCGACAGTCTCCTACCCAGTTACCCTTTCGATACGTACAAGGCATGAATGTGCTTGCTGCTCCCTTCCTATACACTCTTTCCTCCGAGCTTGAAGCCTTCCATTGTTTTTCAAG ATTTATCGAAATTGAATGCCCATTGTATGTTCAACCGACACTAGAAGGAGTTCATCGTGGGTTAAAG CTCTTGGATCGATGTCTACAAATAGCCGACCCGGAGTTGTTTCAGCACCTTCGGTCCAAGAATCTGAGCGCGGAGATATACGCGTTTCCCT CTGTGTTGACACTTTGTGCGTGTACTCCACCTTTGGCTGAGGTGCTCCGCCTCTGGGACTTTCTCCTAGCATTCGGCGTGCATCTGAATATCTT TCCCATGAAACTACTGCGCACATTCCCGCCTCTTCAAGCACAACCTGTTATCGAAATTGCCGTTGCATTGGTGAGGGATCTTCCCGTCGAGTTGTATGATGAACTGGTAAGGCATCCGTTTGAGATTGAGCTATGA